The Acidimicrobiia bacterium genome includes a region encoding these proteins:
- a CDS encoding phosphotransferase, with translation MSPDDARAALAAVGLEPATVVPIGDGWASWTFELDQSRIAQFPRNDAVARGHARERRLLPELAQHVTFSVPELGTVGEWEGLPFHVYEKLRGSALTDGALESSVLGAMLRELHSFPVARARELLGDAGTVDEWRIGYEALWREVEGRVLPLLAPSLAREVQGEYAIFLRDVDFEPALVHRDLGVDHILVGGRLAMIDFEDVGIGDPAIDFVGIFNAFGLTAARAAIEHYGPIDPDFSGRMRFYRWMGSVHAVLYALDIGDDDLLAGALEQIAVRIAPRARACAAVLRGDRILMVRYLDEFWTLPGGGVEPGEELEHAALRELREEAGIGGTVVSVLYRRTYGLGPEVCFLVDSDDEPVVTDDPDVTAVGWFPLEDVERDPQVMRVRAAL, from the coding sequence CCCGCCACGGTCGTGCCGATCGGCGATGGTTGGGCGTCGTGGACGTTCGAGCTCGACCAATCCCGGATCGCGCAGTTCCCACGCAACGATGCGGTCGCCCGTGGCCATGCACGCGAACGCCGCTTGTTGCCCGAACTCGCGCAGCACGTGACCTTCTCGGTGCCAGAGCTGGGCACGGTGGGCGAGTGGGAGGGGCTGCCGTTCCATGTGTACGAGAAGCTCCGCGGGTCCGCCCTCACGGACGGTGCTCTCGAGTCCTCGGTGCTCGGCGCGATGTTGCGCGAGCTCCACTCGTTTCCGGTGGCGCGCGCCCGGGAACTGCTCGGGGACGCGGGAACCGTCGACGAATGGCGAATCGGTTACGAGGCGCTCTGGCGCGAGGTCGAGGGCCGCGTCCTGCCGCTGCTCGCTCCGTCACTCGCGCGCGAGGTCCAAGGTGAGTACGCGATCTTCCTCCGTGACGTCGACTTCGAGCCCGCGCTCGTGCATCGCGACCTCGGTGTGGATCACATCCTGGTCGGCGGCCGGCTGGCGATGATCGACTTCGAGGACGTCGGCATCGGTGATCCCGCCATCGACTTCGTCGGCATCTTCAACGCGTTCGGGTTGACCGCGGCGCGCGCCGCCATCGAGCACTACGGTCCCATCGACCCAGACTTCTCGGGTCGCATGCGCTTCTACCGGTGGATGGGATCGGTGCACGCGGTGCTGTACGCGCTCGACATCGGCGACGACGACCTGCTTGCCGGGGCGCTGGAACAGATCGCGGTGCGGATCGCGCCCCGGGCCCGAGCGTGCGCTGCCGTGCTCCGCGGCGACCGGATCCTGATGGTGCGCTACCTCGACGAGTTCTGGACGCTGCCCGGCGGTGGCGTGGAGCCGGGCGAGGAGCTCGAGCACGCGGCGCTCCGGGAGTTGCGCGAGGAGGCCGGGATCGGTGGAACCGTCGTTTCCGTGCTCTACCGCCGAACCTACGGTCTCGGACCTGAAGTGTGTTTCCTCGTCGACAGCGACGACGAGCCCGTCGTGACCGACGATCCGGATGTGACCGCAGTGGGGTGGTTCCCACTCGAGGACGTCGAGCGCGATCCGCAAGTGATGCGCGTGCGCGCCGCGCTCTGA